Genomic window (Phycisphaerae bacterium):
TCGGAGACATACGCGTGCGGGTAAAGGCGCGTTCCGGCGCCGATATGAGCGTTCTTTTCAACCACGGCGTACGCGCCGATTTCAGCGGTCGGGTCGATCTCGGCCGTCGCGTCGATGATCGCGGTCGGGTGAATGGGCATGGATATTCCGGACGGCGCGGGGCACACAGCCTCGTCGACCGGCCGCGCCGCCGTTCGCGAGGATCCGGCTCGCGCCGCCGCACACAGCCGCGCGGGCCAGACCGGCCTAAGGACGGGCGGATTTTAGCATGAAACGGTGGGCGCGTCGTCGGCGTCACGCGCCCGGCCGATCAGGCGGCCGTCGTGCAGCACGGCCCGCGGGCGCGGCCGAAGCCGCAGCAGTTCCGGAATTTCTGCAACCGGCCAGACGGCGAGGTTCGCCGTGGCGCCTTCGAGGACCCGGTGGCAACCCAGGTTGACCACTTCGCCGGCCTGGCAGCAGATCATCTCCATGGCTTGCTTCATGCGGTGCGGGCTGCTCATGTGGTCGGCATGCACCAGCAGCCAGGCCTGGTCGAGCATCTGCCCGGTCCCGAGCGGGTAGAACGGGTCCTTGATGCAGTCCTGACCGGCTGCGCAGATGACGCCGGCGTCAAGCAGCTCGCGGACGCGCGTCAGGCCACGGCGCTTGGGATAGCGGTCGCAGCGACCCTGCAGGTGCAGGTTCACGCCGGGGTTTGTGACCACGCGGACGCCCGCCTCGGCCAGCAGCCCGATCACGCGGGCCGCGTGCACGTCTGTACAGCTCGACAGCGCGCAGACATGCGACGCCGTCACACGACCCTGCCAGCCGCGTTCGATCGTCAGGGCGGCGAGGTGCTCGGTGTACATGCTCTGTGGATCGTCGGTCTCGTCGATGTGGACGTCGATTGCCGTGTTGAATTCTGCAGCCAGGTCGAAGACGAGCTCGAGATGGCGCAACCCGTCGCGCGGCACGCGTTCGATGTGCGGGATGCCGCCGACGAGATCGACGCCCGACTTGAGCGCTTGGCGCATCAGATCGACGGCCCCCGGATCGCGAATCAGGCCGTCTTGCGGAAACGCAACGAGCTGGATCTTGCATTCGCGGCACGTGTCCTCACGCGCCGCGAGCACGCCCTCGCACAGGCGCAGGCCGGCCGCCGAGCCGACGTCAATGTGGCTGCGCAGGATGCCGGTGCCAAAGCCGATCTCGGTGCGAATTGCCCGGACGGCGCGGGCCCGCGTGTTCTCCGCCGTGATCTCCGCCTTGGCGCGCGACCAGAGCCCGATCGCTTCGAGCAGCGTGCCGGACTGGTTCTCCGGAACGAGATCGAGCGAGTACGCCAGGTCCAGATGCACGTGGGCATCGACCAGCGCCGGCGTCACCAGGCCGCCGGCCGCATCGACCTCATCGGCCGCGGCTCGTCTGCCCGGCGTGGCCGGTGCCGGCTCAGCCACGATGGCGGCGATCCGCCCGGCGTCCAGCTCCAGCGTCCACAGCCCCTCCAGGTCGCGCCGCCGCGCGTGTACGATGCGTTTCACGTTCATGGTGCCACCGTGCTTACGGAGTCGGATCCGGATGCGGACGGCGGAACACTTCGTCTACTCTTCCGCCTCGAGCGCTTCCGCGCTGGCCGCCAACTGCACGGCGCGGTCCAGCAGCCGCTTCATCTCGCGCACCGCCTCGCGCAGGCCGACAAACACGGCCCGCGCCACGATGCTGTGCCCGATGTTGAACTCGCCGAACGCCCCCAGCGCCGCGATCGGCTCGATGTTGCGATAGGTCAGGCCGTGCCCGGCGTGGACCTCCAGGCCGCATTCCCAGCCGATTTCGAGCCCGCGGCAGAGCGTCGCCAGGGCCGCGTCGCGCTGCCGGTCATTGCGGGCGTGGGCATAGCCGCCGGTCCAGAGCTCGACGGCGTCGAAGCCGCACCCGGCGGACGCGCGCAACTGTTCCTCGGTCGGCTCGATGAAAGCGCTCGTGACGATGCCGGCGTTTTTCAGCTTGCGGACGACCGGGGCGATGCGTCGCCGCAGCCGGGCCACGTCGAGCCCCCCTTCCGTGGTCAGCTCCTGCCGGCGCTCGGGCACCAGCGTGCACTGATCCGGCCGCAGGCGCAGGGCAATCCGCACGATGCCCGGGTTGATCGCCATCTCCATGTTCAGCTTGCACGCGACGGACTGCTTGAGCAGTTCCGCGTCGCGGTCATTGATGTGCCGGCGGTCCTCCCGCAAGTGGAACGTGATCCCGTCCGCGCCGCCCAGTTCGGCCTCGGCCGCCGCCCAGACCGGATCGGGCTCATCGGTGCGGCGGGCCTGGCGCACCGTGGCGACGTGGTCGATGTTCACTCCCAGCTTGTTCATTGCGCCAACCTCCTGCTGCGCGGGGTATGGTAACCGCTTGTCGGGCGGGGCTGTAGGGGCCGCGTCGGCGCCCCCTCTCGGGTAGGGCAGGTCGCGTCTGTTTGCGACCTGCCGTCCGCTGCGCCGCATGGTGGGTCGCTGGCGCGACCCGCCTTCGGCTGCGCACCTAACGCTCTTCCTCGCTGAGAGCTCGCGCGAGCGTGCGCAGAAGTGCTTCCGTATCGCGCTGCAGGCTCTCGGACTGCCGCACGGTCAGCAACCCGGCGTGGCAAGTGGTCTGGCCGGTGCCACCGTTGACCACCCATGAGTCTGGTTCGACCGCCTGCGTCAGCATTTGCTCAAGCTCCCTGGCGGCGTCGAACTCCGGTATGGACATCGAGGGCGACGCGCCACGCGCGCCGGGTACGTCGCTCATGGGCACCAAACGCGCCCGGCGAATGTAACGCTTGACGGCACGCTCGTGCTCGGCCTCGGTGGCGGCCAGTAGCGCACGCACATCGTAGATCCGCACGGCCATGCGTCGCGCGAGGATTTCACCCGTGCTGATCCGCAGGCATCCGTCGCGGACCTCGTACGCAAGGCGCAGCTCATTGCCGGCGTCCGCGAGCGCAAGTTCCAGAGCTTGACGAACCGACAGACCGCGAAAGTCGCAGCGGATGGGCGCTTCCCGCTCGACGCCCATACTGTTCAGCGCGTCCCAGTCCGCCCACACGCAGCCCGGCACCACGTCGGACAGCAGCGCGACGAACTCCTCAAGCGTGGTTATGTCGGTCGCTTGGGGCAGGGGCGCCGCCAGCACAGCCTGAATGCGCTGGTCCGCCACAGCACTGTCTGGCGCGGTCTCGGGAAGCGCGTACACGCGAATGGCTATCGCCTGGCGGCTGTGCAGCCCGCCTTGTGCACACCCCGCAGCGAGCGCGGACACTATCGCGACGGCGACGGCAGCAGTGACTCGGCGCATGGCACACCTCCTCTGCCAGCTTGGACGCCGCATCATAGTGCCAAGTTCCCCGGCGGGCCGCCCAGATTGCGCAGCTCGGCCGGTCGCGCACGGACGCGACCTGCCCTACAAATCGGCGCGGACCCGCGCCTGGGCCGGCGGCGGCGTGATATGCTGTTGGGGGTGGTCGTGCCGCGCGTGGCGGCGCGACTGCCGCGGGACGTGAGCGGACCACGATGTCGAGTTTCGGCCACTGGTTCCTGACGCCGGTCGTGTTCGCGATTCTCCTGGTGGTCGGGCTGCTGCTGGTGGTGTACGTGCTGCTGCTTGCGGCGCAGCGTCGTGGCGGGGCCGGCCGCATCTGTCC
Coding sequences:
- a CDS encoding amidohydrolase family protein; protein product: MNVKRIVHARRRDLEGLWTLELDAGRIAAIVAEPAPATPGRRAAADEVDAAGGLVTPALVDAHVHLDLAYSLDLVPENQSGTLLEAIGLWSRAKAEITAENTRARAVRAIRTEIGFGTGILRSHIDVGSAAGLRLCEGVLAAREDTCRECKIQLVAFPQDGLIRDPGAVDLMRQALKSGVDLVGGIPHIERVPRDGLRHLELVFDLAAEFNTAIDVHIDETDDPQSMYTEHLAALTIERGWQGRVTASHVCALSSCTDVHAARVIGLLAEAGVRVVTNPGVNLHLQGRCDRYPKRRGLTRVRELLDAGVICAAGQDCIKDPFYPLGTGQMLDQAWLLVHADHMSSPHRMKQAMEMICCQAGEVVNLGCHRVLEGATANLAVWPVAEIPELLRLRPRPRAVLHDGRLIGRARDADDAPTVSC
- a CDS encoding pyridoxine 5'-phosphate synthase; translation: MNKLGVNIDHVATVRQARRTDEPDPVWAAAEAELGGADGITFHLREDRRHINDRDAELLKQSVACKLNMEMAINPGIVRIALRLRPDQCTLVPERRQELTTEGGLDVARLRRRIAPVVRKLKNAGIVTSAFIEPTEEQLRASAGCGFDAVELWTGGYAHARNDRQRDAALATLCRGLEIGWECGLEVHAGHGLTYRNIEPIAALGAFGEFNIGHSIVARAVFVGLREAVREMKRLLDRAVQLAASAEALEAEE